The Kluyveromyces lactis strain NRRL Y-1140 chromosome B complete sequence genome contains a region encoding:
- the MIR1 gene encoding Mir1p (highly similar to uniprot|P23641 Saccharomyces cerevisiae YJR077C MIR1 Mitochondrial phosphate carrier imports inorganic phosphate into mitochondria functionally redundant with Pic2p but more abundant than Pic2 under normal conditions), producing the protein MASPVPEYTVSDYAKFALAGAIGCGITHSSMVPIDVVKTRIQLEPTVYNKGMVSSFKQIISSEGAGALLTGFGPTLLGYSLQGSFKFGGYELFKKLAIDNMGYDNAVNYKNTIYIGSAAIAEFFADIALCPLEATRIRLVSQPTFANGLFGGFSRILKEEGVGSFYNGFTPILFKQIPYNIAKFFVFEHAANAYFGLAGPKETMSETTHTAINLAAGLTAGLAAAVVSQPADTLLSKVNKTKKAPGQSTIGLLAQLAKQLGFVGSFTGLPTRLVMVGTLTSLQFGIYGTLKKSLGCAPAVEINSH; encoded by the coding sequence ATGGCTTCTCCTGTTCCTGAATATACTGTTTCTGATTACGCCAAGTTCGCTTTGGCTGGTGCCATTGGTTGTGGTATTACCCACTCCTCCATGGTCCCAATTGATGTCGTCAAGACTAGAATTCAATTGGAACCAACCGTCTACAACAAGGGTATGgtttcctctttcaaacaaatcattTCCAGTGAAGGTGCTGGTGCTCTTTTGACCGGTTTCGGTCCAACTTTGTTGGGTTACTCTTTGCAAGGTTCCTTCAAGTTTGGTGGTTAcgaattgttcaaaaagttgGCCATTGACAACATGGGTTACGACAACGCTGTTAACTACAAGAACACTATTTACATTGGTTCTGCCGCCATTGCTGAATTTTTCGCTGATATTGCTTTGTGTCCATTGGAAGCTACCAGAATCAGATTGGTTTCTCAACCAACTTTCGCTAACGGTTTGTTCGGTGGTTTCAGCAGAatcttgaaggaagaaggtGTCGGTTCTTTCTACAACGGTTTCACTCCAATTCTGTTCAAGCAAATTCCATACAACATCGCTAAGTTCTTCGTCTTCGAACATGCTGCTAACGCCTACTTCGGTCTAGCTGGTCCAAAGGAAACTATGTCTGAAACTACCCATACTGCTATCAACTTAGCTGCCGGTTTGACCGCTGGTTtggctgctgctgttgtttctCAACCAGCTGACACTTTGTTGTCTAAGGTTAACAAGACCAAGAAGGCTCCAGGTCAATCCACTATCGGTTTGTTGGCACAATTGGCCAAGCAATTGGGTTTCGTCGGTTCCTTCACCGGTTTGCCAACCCGTTTGGTTATGGTTGGTACCTTGACCTCCTTGCAATTCGGTATCTACGGTACCCTAAAGAAATCCTTGGGTTGTGCTCCAGCTGTCGAAATTAACTCCCATTAA
- the YRA2 gene encoding Yra2p (weakly similar to uniprot|P36036 Saccharomyces cerevisiae YKL214C YRA2 Member of the REF (RNA and export factor binding proteins) family when overexpressed can substitute for the function of Yra1p in export of poly(A) mRNA from the nucleus): MSFERDLESIAEGKYQSLAKLSKESNHSYGTKNINKIESCDHVMNQVYRRRDLRNGLADRLGISDRDREPRGKDGGRGGYRSKRNFNDRRKRITLLRIRNIPLETSDYEIEDWINEIGEVESIRINDRKENRVATVGFKDVQLLGTAVEKLNGKEVHGSQLEVETFEVGSKNTGRGPAGPHATGVPTSAKTPKNPKAEPKTKEELDQEMDDYMSQP; this comes from the coding sequence TATCAATCTTTGGCGAAATTGTCAAAAGAGAGTAATCATTCTTATGGAACAAAAAATATTAACAAGATAGAGTCCTGTGACCATGTTATGAACCAGGTTTATCGTCGTCGTGATCTGAGAAATGGCTTAGCTGATCGTCTCGGGATCTCTGACAGAGATAGAGAACCTCGTGGGAAGGATGGTGGTAGAGGAGGCTACCGTAGTAAGAGAAACTTTAATGACAGAAGGAAGAGAATAACGTTACTAAGAATTAGAAACATACCGTTAGAGACCAGTGACTATGAAATCGAAGATTGGATCAATGAGATAGGTGAAGTGGAGTCAATTAGGATCAATGAtaggaaagaaaacagagTTGCTACCGTTGGTTTTAAAGACGTACAGTTGTTAGGCACAGCTGTTGAGAAGTTGAATGGGAAGGAGGTTCATGGCTCGCAGCTTGAAGTGGAGACCTTTGAAGTTGGTTCCAAAAACACAGGTAGAGGTCCAGCAGGTCCTCATGCCACTGGTGTACCCACATCAGCTAAAACTCCTAAAAATCCGAAAGCAGAACctaaaacaaaagaagagttaGACCAAGAAATGGATGACTACATGTCGCAACCTTGA
- the YHB1 gene encoding flavohemoglobin (similar to uniprot|P39676 Saccharomyces cerevisiae YGR234W YHB1 Flavohemoglobin may play a role in the oxidative stress response) has product MLSVNTKNIVKATVPVLEQHGVTITKIFYNNMLSENPVLLNTFNRVNQKKGRQPTALAMTVLAAAKNIDDLSVLLPAVNEIGQKHRALQVEPAQYDIVGKYLLLAIKEVLGSAATPEIIQAWGEAYKVIADIFISVEKEMYKKAAWPSWKPFVVTEKTHVADEIIEFVVKTAPGCDVDLSKLKIVPGQYLTVKTHPTTHDNEYDALRHYSICSESTEDGLKFAVKYEHGEEQDGLVSEYMHKFINVGDQIELSAPAGDFEMNKELIKQEEVPLVLISAGVGATPLVAMLEFQQKHNPKRPVLWIQSSNDEMSQPFKDHVTDLLSKFDNARSEIVHTASMPRIDGTFLEKHIPGHSDVYICGSIEFMETLMGVLKDLGHHDQMIHYEPFGPKMSLV; this is encoded by the coding sequence ATGCTGTCCGTTAATACGAAAAATATCGTGAAGGCCACCGTGCCAGTACTAGAACAACATGGTGTTACCATCACCAAAATCTTCTACAACAACATGCTTTCTGAAAACCCTGTCCTTTTGAACACTTTCAACAGAGtgaatcaaaagaaggGTAGACAACCCACCGCATTGGCAATGACCGTTTTGGCTGCTGCTAAGAACATTGATGACTTGTCCGTCTTATTGCCTGCCGTGAATGAAATCGGCCAAAAGCACCGTGCTTTACAAGTTGAACCAGCACAATATGATATCGTCGGAAAATACTTGTTGTTGgctatcaaagaagttttGGGCAGTGCTGCTACACCAGAAATTATCCAAGCTTGGGGCGAAGCTTACAAAGTCATTGCTGACATTTTCATCAGTgttgaaaaggaaatgTATAAGAAGGCAGCATGGCCATCTTGGAAACCTTTCGTTGTCACTGAAAAGACACATGTCGCAGACGAAATCATCGAATTTGTCGTCAAGACCGCTCCAGGTTGTGACGTCGATTTGTCAAAGTTGAAAATCGTCCCAGGCCAATATTTGACCGTTAAGACCCATCCAACCACCCATGACAACGAATATGACGCCTTGAGACATTACTCCATTTGTTCTGAGTCTACTGAAGACGGATTGAAATTCGCCGTTAAGTACGAACACGGTGAAGAACAAGACGGTTTGGTCTCTGAATACATGcataaattcatcaacgtTGGTGACCAAATCGAACTAAGTGCTCCAGCCGGTGACTTCgaaatgaacaaagaattgattaaacaagaagaagtccCATTGGTACTAATCAGCGCTGGTGTAGGTGCCACTCCATTGGTCGCCATGCTTGAATTCCAACAGAAACATAACCCAAAGAGACCTGTTTTGTGGATCCAATCTTCTAACGATGAAATGTCTCAACCGTTCAAGGATCACGTGACCGACTTGCTATCGAAATTCGACAACGCCAGATCCGAAATCGTACACACAGCATCCATGCCAAGAATAGACGGTACCTTCTTGGAAAAGCATATCCCAGGCCACTCTGACGTCTACATCTGTGGTTCTATCGAGTTCATGGAAACTTTAATGGGCGTTCTAAAGGATTTGGGCCACCATGATCAAATGATTCATTACGAACCTTTTGGTCCAAAGATGTCCTTAGTGTAG